The Amycolatopsis umgeniensis DNA segment AGCAGTGTCCCGCTGGAGGAGATCGCGGCCGTCGGCGGGCGGCCGTGGTTCCAGTTGTACTGGCTGCGCGACGAGAAGCGATCCCTCGAACTCGTCCGCCGCGCGGAAGACGCCGGGTGCGAGGCGATCGTGTTCACCGTCGACGTGCCGTGGATGGGACGGCGCCTGCGGGACATGCGGAACGGCTTCGCGCTGCCGGATTCCGTGACGGCGGCCAATTTCGACGCCGGGGCGGCCGCGCACCGCCGGACACAAGGACTTTCGGCCGTCGCCGACCACACGGCGCGCGAGTTCGCGCCCGCCACTTGGGAATCCGTGGAGGCCGTCCGTGCCCATACGGACCTTCCGGTCGTGCTCAAGGGGATCCTCGCGGTCGAGGACGCGACGCGTGCGGTCGACGCGGGGGCGGCCGGAATCGTGGTGTCCAACCACGGAGGTCGTCAGTTGGACGGCGCCATACCGGGGATCGAGATGCTGGGCGAGATCGCCGCGGCGGTTTCCGGTGGTTGCGAAGTGCTGCTCGACGGGGGAATCCGGAACGGCGTGGACATCCTCAAGGCCGCCGCCCTCGGCGCGTCGGCCGTACTGGTCGGGCGCCCCGTGATGTGGGGGCTCGCCGCGGCGGGCGAGGACGGCGTCCGTCAGACGCTCGACCTGCTCGCCACCGAACTCCGGAACGCGCTCGGCCTGGCGGGTTGCGACTCGATGGGCGCGGCCCGGCGGTTGAGCACGAGGGTCTCCGGACCCGGCTGATCCGTTTGCCAACGGTGGTTCTTTCCCGAAGGAGGAAGGTGCTTCTCTCGCTTCCCGCGCCGATCGCCCCGATCGCCGCGCACAGTCTCCTGATCTTCTTGCTCCAGGTCGGCTTGCTGCTTCTGCTCGCCGTGGTGTTCGGCAGGCTGGCCGCCCGGTTCGGGATGCCCGCGGTCGTCGGCGAACTGGTCGTCGGGGTGCTCCTCGGCCCGTCCCTGCTGGCGTGGGCCGCACCGGGGTTGCACGGCTGGTTGTTCCCCGCCGTCAGCGAGCAGTACCACCTGCTCGACGCGGTCGGCCAGATCGGTGTCATCCTGCTGGTCGGTTTCACCGGCATGCAGATGGACATGGGTCTGCTCCGCCGTCGGCGCGCCGCGGCCGCGGGAGTGGGTCTCGGCGGCCTGATCGTTCCACTCGGCCTGGGGATCGGCGCGGGTTACGTCCTGCCCAAGATGCTGATTCCCGAGGGCACGGACATCACCGTCTTCGCGCTCTTCCTCGGCGTGGCGTTGTGCGTCAGCGCCATCCCGGTCATCGCCAAGACCCTGATGGACATGAAACTGCTGCACCGCAACGTCGGACAGCTCACGCTCGCCGCCGGGGCGATCGAGGACGCGTTCGGCTGGTTCATGTTGTCCATCGTCAGCGCGATGGCGGTCACGGCGGTGTCGACCGGCGCGGTGCTCCTCTCGCTCGGCTACCTGCTCGGGGTCCTCGTCTTCGCGTTCACCATCGGCAGGCCACTGGTCCGGAGCGTGTTGCGCACCGCCGCCAAGTCCGAGGGCCCCGGTCTCACCGTCTCCGCCGCCGTCGTCCTGATACTCCTCGCCTCAGCGGGGACGCAAGCCCTCGGGCTGGAGGCGATCTTCGGTGCTTTCCTCTGCGGCATCCTGATCAGCACCGCGGGCAAGGTGGAACCGGCCAAGCTCGCGCCTCTGCGCACGGTGGTCCTGTCGGTCTTCGCGCCGATCTTCTTCGCCACGGCCGGGTTGCGCATGGATCTCACCGCGCTGATCCGCCCGCAGGTCCTCCTCACCGGGCTGGCGGTGCTCGCGCTGGCCATCATCGGCAAATTCGTCGGCGCGTACGCCGGCGCGCGGCTCAGCGGCCTGAACAAATGGGAGGGACTGGCGCTCGGCGCGGGACTGAACGCGCGCGGCGTCATCGAAATCGTGGTCGCGATGGTGGGCCTGCGGCTGGGCATCCTCAGCGTGGAGATCTACACGATCGTGATCCTCGTCGCGATCGTCACCTCGCTCATGGCACCGCCGATCCTGCGGTTCGCGATGAAGAGAGTGGAGCAGACCGCCGAGGAAGAGGTGCGGGAAACCGAGCACCGCGCGTGGACCACGCAAACGGCGAAAACCCAGCAGGAACAACCACTCTAGGCGAGGAGCAGGTCCACGTAACTCACGTGACCAGACCCGGAACTCACGTGACCAGACCCGTAACTCACGTGATTGGACGCCGCACTCAAGAGTTCCGCCTCTAATCACGTGAGTTCCGGGTCTGATCACGCGAGTGCGGCGCCTGATCACGCGAGTCACGTCTTCGCCCTGACTGCGAACCGGCCCACCGGTCGCTGCGTGGGTGCGTTGCGAAAGTGGCTTTCGCGACATCGCCGAAGACCACGTCACCTTTACCGCTCAAGGGAATTGGACGGTCTGGACCGTCGAGATCACTCGAAGCTACCTTCAACGACATGGCTTGAGCACCGCGCGGTGGTCATGACAAGGAGTCCTTTGATGCTGCCCTGTCTCGTCCCGCGAAACGCGGTGCGTCGCCGCGACGACCGTGACCACACCGACCGGATCGCCCTGTCGGCCGCGACCACCGACGGGGTGCACCTGCGGACCGAGGACGTGCGCGCCTGGATCGCGGAACGTCGTGAGGCCAACGCTTTCCACGTCGAGCGCATCCCGTTCGCGGAGATGGACCAGTGGTGGTTCGAGGGAGCCACCGGCAATCTCGTGCACCGCAGCGGACGGTTCTTCGCGATCGAGGGCCTGCACGTGGTCGAGCACGACGGCCCCCACGGCGACGGTCCCTACCGTGAATGGCAGCAGCCGGTCATCAAACAGCCCGAAGTGGGCATTCTCGGCATCCTGGCCAAGGAATTCAACGGCGTCCTGCATTTCCTGATGCAGGCCAAAATGGAGCCAGGGAACCCCAATCTGGTGCAGCTCTCGCCGACGGTGCAGGCCACCCGCAGCAATTACACCAAGGCGCACGGCGGCACGAACGTCAAACTGATCGAGTACTTCGCCCCGCCCGACCCCGAACGGGTCATCGTCGACGTTCTCCAAGCGGAGCAAGGGTCTTGGTTCTTCCGCAAGTCCAATCGCAACATGATCGTCGAGACCGTCGACGACGTGCCGCAAGAGGACGACTTCTGTTGGCTCACCCTCGGCCAGATCGCGGAGCTGATGCACGAGGACGAGACGATCAACATGAACGCCAGGAGCGTCCTGTCGTGTTTGCCTTACCACGACACGGCTCCCGGCGCGTTGTTCTCCGACGTCCAGCTCCTTTCGTGGTTCACGAACGAACGCTCACGCCA contains these protein-coding regions:
- a CDS encoding alpha-hydroxy acid oxidase, whose amino-acid sequence is MTHLCLDDLERAARDVLPGEMWDFLAGGSGAEASLEANRAALERIFVIPRMLRELTGGTTEVELFGRRTALPMAVAPVAYQRLFHPAGELAAARAARDAGVPYTICTLSSVPLEEIAAVGGRPWFQLYWLRDEKRSLELVRRAEDAGCEAIVFTVDVPWMGRRLRDMRNGFALPDSVTAANFDAGAAAHRRTQGLSAVADHTAREFAPATWESVEAVRAHTDLPVVLKGILAVEDATRAVDAGAAGIVVSNHGGRQLDGAIPGIEMLGEIAAAVSGGCEVLLDGGIRNGVDILKAAALGASAVLVGRPVMWGLAAAGEDGVRQTLDLLATELRNALGLAGCDSMGAARRLSTRVSGPG
- a CDS encoding cation:proton antiporter, yielding MLLSLPAPIAPIAAHSLLIFLLQVGLLLLLAVVFGRLAARFGMPAVVGELVVGVLLGPSLLAWAAPGLHGWLFPAVSEQYHLLDAVGQIGVILLVGFTGMQMDMGLLRRRRAAAAGVGLGGLIVPLGLGIGAGYVLPKMLIPEGTDITVFALFLGVALCVSAIPVIAKTLMDMKLLHRNVGQLTLAAGAIEDAFGWFMLSIVSAMAVTAVSTGAVLLSLGYLLGVLVFAFTIGRPLVRSVLRTAAKSEGPGLTVSAAVVLILLASAGTQALGLEAIFGAFLCGILISTAGKVEPAKLAPLRTVVLSVFAPIFFATAGLRMDLTALIRPQVLLTGLAVLALAIIGKFVGAYAGARLSGLNKWEGLALGAGLNARGVIEIVVAMVGLRLGILSVEIYTIVILVAIVTSLMAPPILRFAMKRVEQTAEEEVRETEHRAWTTQTAKTQQEQPL
- a CDS encoding NDP-hexose 2,3-dehydratase family protein, giving the protein MLPCLVPRNAVRRRDDRDHTDRIALSAATTDGVHLRTEDVRAWIAERREANAFHVERIPFAEMDQWWFEGATGNLVHRSGRFFAIEGLHVVEHDGPHGDGPYREWQQPVIKQPEVGILGILAKEFNGVLHFLMQAKMEPGNPNLVQLSPTVQATRSNYTKAHGGTNVKLIEYFAPPDPERVIVDVLQAEQGSWFFRKSNRNMIVETVDDVPQEDDFCWLTLGQIAELMHEDETINMNARSVLSCLPYHDTAPGALFSDVQLLSWFTNERSRHDVRAHRIPLKDVGGWKQGVEAIEHEDGRFFNVRAVAVKGSNREKISWTQPLLESVGEGVVAFLMREIEGVPHVLVHARADAGFLDTVELAPTVQRTPLNYAHLPAENRPPFLDFVQDAPRSRIRYEAVHSEEGGRFLNARARYLVVDADGTIDPPPGFAWVTPAQLTALTRHGHYVSVEARTLLACINAAVAQPRGTAALDSLSVHGKARA